The genomic DNA CTCGCCGCCACCACCAATGGCACCTTCGGCAGCCAGACCTTCGGCATCACCACCGGCACGTCCAACTGCACCTCGGGCGGCATGGCGATGATGGAGAAGGAGCAGGAGCTCTTCGCCGAAGTCAGCTACGACGAAATTTCCCGCGAAATGGCCAAGGGCGAGGGTGAGTACCTCACCGCTTTTGCGACCGTCATGGGTTGCAGTGCCGATGTCCACAGCGACTTCGCCAGTGTGACCAAGGCCAACTACGGCAAGATTTTCGGCGCCGAGGCTTCGGCCAGCGACGTCGTGAGCTCCGTCAAGAGCCTGCTTCGTGACGACGCTTCGCTCGCCAAGAGCTGCTCGCGTCTGTAAATCGGAACCACTCTGTTCCACGTTGAGGGAGGCCTTCGGGCCTCCCTCTTTTTTTGTCACGGTTTTGCGCTTTGCCCCGGCGCTCCACCCGGCTAGTCTTTGCCTTCACGACGTTCCATTTGTTCAGTTGGAGGCATTCCCATGAAACTCATTCGATCCGCAATCCTCTGCGCCGCGCTCATTTTCGCGGCTGCCATTCCTGCCGCGAACGCGGCCAGCTACGGCCCGGCCGGTTGCGGTCTGGGCTCCATGATTTTCGGACCTTCCGGGGAGATGCGGAAAATTTTCAACAACGGCGTTCTCTCGGAGATTCTGGCCGCCACGACCAACGGCACCTTCGGCAGCCAGACCTTTGGCCTGACCACCGGCACTTCGAACTGTGGCAGCAAGGGACTCTTCTCCTACGACCGTGAGCAGGAGGCCTTCGCTGAAGTCGCCTACGATGAGATCTCTCGCGAAATGGCCAAGGGAGAGGGCGAATACCTCACCGCATTTGCCACCCTCATGGGCTGCAGTGCCGATGTGCAGGACCGGTTCGCCACCGCCACCAAGGCCCACTACGGCCAGATCTTCGCCGAGGGCGCACAGCCCGTGCAGGTCGTTCACTCCGTGCGCGGTGTATTGCGCTCGGACGCGGCCCTGGCGAAGAGCTGCTCGCGAATCTAGCGCGTCCACGAATCGTCAACCCGGCGCCGGGCCTGCAAGGGCCCGGCGCTTTTCGTTTTGGCTCCGGTGGGCCCATTCACTATTCTCGCGGCCCACACGCGGGGAGCCCGCTTGAGACCAATGAACCGAGTCCTTTTCATCGCAATTCTGCTGGGCCTGAGTCTGTTGCCGGCTCGCGCCTTCGCTGCCGATGATGGCTATGCCGCCGAACTCATTTCGCAGGCCCGCGCGCGCGACCTGGGCAATTCGCGATACTGGACCCTGCTCCTTCACTATCGCTTTCACATCTTCACCGGCTGGCGCAGC from Chrysiogenia bacterium includes the following:
- a CDS encoding DUF3015 domain-containing protein, translated to MKKILSIVSMVAMMAFVAAPASAASYGMAGCGLGSMVFGPSGEMGKSIGNSKVSEVLAATTNGTFGSQTFGITTGTSNCTSGGMAMMEKEQELFAEVSYDEISREMAKGEGEYLTAFATVMGCSADVHSDFASVTKANYGKIFGAEASASDVVSSVKSLLRDDASLAKSCSRL
- a CDS encoding DUF3015 domain-containing protein encodes the protein MKLIRSAILCAALIFAAAIPAANAASYGPAGCGLGSMIFGPSGEMRKIFNNGVLSEILAATTNGTFGSQTFGLTTGTSNCGSKGLFSYDREQEAFAEVAYDEISREMAKGEGEYLTAFATLMGCSADVQDRFATATKAHYGQIFAEGAQPVQVVHSVRGVLRSDAALAKSCSRI